The following are from one region of the Thermococcus cleftensis genome:
- a CDS encoding DUF134 domain-containing protein, giving the protein MPMGMGPGWGRGRGRKRKMRMIGFIPQVRHFYPALPPVGQPKPPIFMTYEEFEALRLVDYEGLTQEEAGKKMGVSRGTVWRALSSARKKVAQMLVEGRELIILPQGNEIPKNAGEEEL; this is encoded by the coding sequence ATGCCGATGGGAATGGGACCTGGATGGGGCCGGGGCAGGGGCAGAAAAAGGAAGATGCGCATGATCGGGTTTATCCCCCAAGTTAGGCATTTCTATCCTGCCCTACCCCCTGTAGGACAGCCAAAACCGCCGATTTTCATGACGTATGAGGAATTTGAGGCCCTTCGGTTGGTGGACTATGAGGGGCTAACCCAGGAAGAGGCAGGGAAGAAGATGGGTGTCTCAAGGGGGACAGTCTGGAGGGCTTTGAGCTCGGCCAGAAAGAAGGTTGCACAAATGCTGGTTGAAGGAAGGGAACTGATAATCCTGCCTCAGGGAAACGAGATCCCAAAAAATGCTGGCGAAGAAGAGCTGTAA
- the albA gene encoding DNA-binding protein Alba has translation MAEEHVVYIGKKPVMNYVLAVITQFNEGAKEVSVKARGRAISRAVDVAEIVRNRFLPEVRVKEIRIGTEELPTADGRTANTSTIEIVLEKP, from the coding sequence ATGGCTGAGGAGCACGTCGTCTACATTGGAAAGAAGCCGGTTATGAACTACGTCCTCGCCGTGATAACCCAGTTCAACGAGGGCGCCAAGGAGGTCAGCGTTAAGGCTCGCGGTAGGGCCATCAGCAGGGCCGTCGACGTCGCTGAGATCGTCAGGAACAGGTTCCTCCCAGAGGTCAGGGTCAAGGAGATCAGGATCGGCACCGAGGAGCTCCCGACCGCCGACGGCAGGACCGCCAACACCTCAACCATCGAGATCGTTCTCGAGAAGCCGTGA
- the purB gene encoding adenylosuccinate lyase translates to MAVHPIDYRYGSEEMRRIWDEENKLQKLLDVEAALARAHAKVGNIPEESARVISERANTKWVKVGRVKEIEAEIHHDIMAVVKALSEVCGEHGKYVHLGATSNDIIDTANALLIKESLEIVEKDLKELRSILKRLAREHRYTVCIGRTHGQHAVPTTYGMKFAIWLDEIQRHIDRLGELKERVLVGQMSGAVGTMASFGEKGPEIQRLVMEDLGLKPARISNQIIQRDVYAELMMVLALIASTLDKMALEIRNLQRTEILEISEPFGKKQVGSSTMPHKRNPIRSEKVSGLARVLYSNVFPALLNNPLWHERDLTNSSVERVILPESFVLLDEMLKSMKKVLAGLEFFPENIRRNLHLTNNLIMAEPLMLKLTERGMGRQEAHELVRRLAMKAFEENRDLIEVAKESKDVKKFLSENDFESLKPENYVGMAPQIVDNVIAWIEEKEKKEGL, encoded by the coding sequence ATGGCCGTTCACCCGATCGATTACCGCTATGGGAGCGAGGAAATGAGGCGCATCTGGGACGAGGAGAACAAGCTGCAAAAACTTCTGGACGTTGAGGCCGCACTCGCGAGGGCCCACGCGAAGGTGGGCAATATTCCGGAAGAAAGTGCACGGGTTATCTCAGAAAGGGCTAACACGAAGTGGGTCAAAGTGGGGCGTGTCAAGGAGATAGAGGCCGAAATACACCACGACATAATGGCCGTCGTCAAGGCCCTAAGCGAGGTCTGCGGTGAACACGGAAAGTACGTCCACCTGGGTGCCACTTCCAACGATATAATCGACACGGCCAACGCGCTCCTCATAAAGGAGAGCCTTGAGATAGTGGAGAAGGACTTGAAGGAGCTTCGCTCCATACTCAAACGCCTAGCCCGGGAGCACAGGTATACCGTCTGCATCGGCAGGACGCACGGCCAGCACGCGGTTCCAACCACCTACGGCATGAAGTTTGCCATATGGCTCGATGAGATACAGAGGCACATAGACAGGCTAGGGGAGCTGAAGGAAAGGGTTTTAGTCGGCCAGATGAGCGGTGCCGTTGGAACGATGGCGAGTTTTGGAGAGAAAGGCCCCGAAATACAGCGCCTCGTTATGGAAGACCTCGGCCTAAAGCCCGCCAGGATAAGCAATCAGATAATCCAGCGCGACGTCTACGCCGAACTTATGATGGTTCTGGCGCTCATTGCCTCAACACTCGACAAGATGGCTCTCGAAATAAGGAACCTCCAGAGGACCGAGATACTCGAAATCAGCGAGCCCTTTGGAAAAAAGCAGGTTGGCTCTTCGACCATGCCCCACAAGAGGAACCCGATAAGGAGCGAGAAGGTGAGCGGGCTCGCAAGGGTTCTCTACTCAAACGTTTTCCCTGCCCTGCTCAACAACCCCCTCTGGCATGAGAGAGACCTCACCAACTCCTCTGTTGAGCGTGTTATCCTTCCGGAGAGCTTTGTTCTGCTCGATGAGATGCTGAAGAGCATGAAGAAAGTCCTTGCAGGCCTTGAGTTCTTTCCGGAGAACATAAGGAGGAACCTGCACCTGACCAACAACCTTATCATGGCCGAGCCGCTGATGTTGAAGCTGACTGAGAGGGGCATGGGGAGGCAGGAGGCACATGAACTCGTTAGAAGGCTTGCCATGAAAGCGTTTGAAGAGAACAGGGACCTGATAGAGGTGGCTAAGGAGAGTAAAGACGTCAAAAAGTTCCTAAGTGAGAATGATTTCGAAAGCCTGAAGCCGGAGAACTACGTGGGAATGGCCCCACAGATAGTCGACAACGTAATCGCGTGGATAGAGGAGAAAGAGAAAAAAGAGGGCCTTTGA
- a CDS encoding 6-pyruvoyl trahydropterin synthase family protein, with product MTFRMVERKIGWHKDFDSSHFLVLPYESKCLRIHGHTYNVDVEIWGELNENGMIFDFNHLSKLIKLLDHRILVSESWVVKRGGDVVIIEKNGKRLELPVDEAVILDKPNVTAEYIAEWFAERIAEKAGDNVKRIKVRIWEDPRSYAEVTLER from the coding sequence ATGACGTTCCGCATGGTTGAGAGAAAGATTGGCTGGCACAAGGATTTCGACAGCTCGCACTTCTTGGTTCTTCCCTACGAGAGCAAATGTCTCCGGATACACGGGCACACGTACAATGTCGACGTCGAAATATGGGGCGAACTCAACGAGAACGGAATGATATTTGACTTCAACCATCTGAGCAAGCTTATAAAGCTCCTTGATCATCGAATCTTGGTAAGCGAGAGCTGGGTCGTCAAGAGAGGGGGGGACGTTGTTATCATTGAGAAGAACGGTAAGCGGCTGGAACTGCCCGTGGACGAGGCGGTAATCCTCGACAAGCCCAACGTCACCGCTGAGTACATAGCGGAGTGGTTCGCCGAAAGGATAGCGGAGAAGGCGGGAGACAACGTGAAGCGCATAAAGGTTAGAATCTGGGAAGACCCCCGGAGCTACGCGGAGGTAACCCTTGAGAGATGA
- a CDS encoding PPC domain-containing DNA-binding protein, with translation MRFSRGRNFLLRVPEGKELLGFINEFARKNNVLIGTVSAIGSLKNPKIGYFDEDAGGYKVIELTGTYELVSLTGNISVKDGEPFAHIHVALGDSDGMLYGGHLIEAEVFVAEVFMQELLGELLERKPRENGLSLWDAVEL, from the coding sequence ATGAGGTTTTCGAGGGGCAGGAATTTTCTGCTCAGGGTCCCCGAAGGGAAGGAGCTTCTGGGATTCATAAACGAGTTCGCGAGAAAAAACAACGTTCTGATCGGAACTGTCAGTGCCATTGGAAGTTTGAAGAACCCGAAAATCGGTTACTTTGACGAGGACGCTGGCGGGTACAAGGTCATCGAGCTGACCGGCACATACGAACTGGTGTCCCTCACAGGCAACATAAGCGTAAAGGACGGCGAGCCTTTCGCCCATATCCACGTTGCCCTGGGAGACTCCGACGGTATGCTGTACGGAGGGCATCTCATTGAGGCTGAGGTCTTCGTGGCCGAGGTGTTCATGCAGGAACTCCTGGGTGAGCTCCTTGAGAGAAAGCCCCGGGAAAACGGCCTGAGCCTATGGGACGCGGTGGAACTTTGA
- a CDS encoding Rossmann-like domain-containing protein: protein MLLRRVKREALKLAGDLELVDFGFALPYTWVLARGSEGKALGVAMTLPEEVQRYTSSISEPSLEAFIERADSLNVVERTLGLAAINAVSQYYIDLSGAEWVDVLDLLPEKAGKIKIAMIGNMPPLVRELREKGHRVYVFERNAKLWDRDTYSDALEYHLLPEMDAVIASASCLVNGTIDMLLDRAKKARLFVLTGPTGQLLPEFLRGSGVTHLASMKVVEVEKALLGLKLGSFRGFEEGNRKYVVEVG, encoded by the coding sequence ATGCTCCTGAGGAGGGTAAAAAGGGAGGCGCTCAAGCTCGCCGGGGACCTTGAGCTGGTCGATTTTGGCTTCGCCCTACCCTACACGTGGGTTCTCGCCCGGGGGTCGGAGGGAAAAGCATTGGGGGTTGCGATGACCCTGCCCGAGGAGGTCCAGCGCTACACCAGCTCAATAAGCGAGCCGTCGCTTGAGGCTTTCATAGAAAGGGCCGACAGCCTTAACGTGGTCGAGCGGACCCTCGGTTTAGCCGCGATAAACGCGGTTTCGCAGTATTACATAGACCTCAGCGGTGCGGAGTGGGTCGACGTGCTCGACCTCCTCCCCGAGAAGGCGGGTAAGATAAAGATAGCGATGATTGGGAACATGCCTCCCCTGGTAAGGGAGCTCCGCGAAAAGGGGCACAGGGTGTACGTCTTCGAGAGGAACGCCAAGCTCTGGGACAGGGACACCTACAGCGACGCCCTTGAATACCACCTCCTCCCCGAGATGGACGCGGTGATAGCGAGCGCGAGCTGTCTCGTGAACGGAACAATAGACATGCTCCTGGACAGGGCGAAGAAGGCCAGGCTCTTCGTCCTGACGGGCCCCACCGGCCAGCTCCTCCCGGAGTTCTTAAGGGGGAGCGGCGTTACACACCTGGCCTCGATGAAGGTCGTTGAGGTCGAGAAGGCTCTCCTGGGGCTCAAACTCGGCTCATTCAGGGGCTTTGAGGAGGGGAACAGGAAGTACGTCGTGGAAGTGGGGTGA
- a CDS encoding ArsR/SmtB family transcription factor, with amino-acid sequence MDYETIDIHDERAKELAQILMNDKAIAILHLVEDRALSISEIARELNLPISTVSYHVDKMLKVGLIEVAGKKYGKRLQEVKLYRASNRPILLVPRKSVAKVKKKPVMGFERLHVISLGIAGLVSVGVYAASTRLLAPMGASGKDSAYEIGNISMMSAPGKSLVSVVSNTSTTQATALPSAPTAHTSAISALLAIVTFILTFLLVSYILKRRA; translated from the coding sequence TTGGACTACGAGACGATAGACATTCACGACGAAAGAGCCAAGGAGCTGGCCCAGATTCTGATGAACGATAAGGCCATAGCCATTCTCCACCTCGTTGAAGACCGGGCGCTGTCGATAAGCGAGATAGCGCGCGAGCTTAACCTTCCAATTTCTACCGTGTCGTACCACGTAGATAAGATGCTCAAGGTTGGCCTGATTGAGGTGGCTGGAAAAAAGTACGGGAAGAGACTCCAGGAGGTCAAGCTTTACCGAGCCTCCAACAGGCCGATTCTCCTCGTTCCGCGGAAGAGCGTCGCAAAGGTTAAGAAAAAGCCGGTCATGGGATTTGAAAGGCTCCACGTCATCAGCCTTGGAATAGCAGGACTGGTTTCTGTGGGGGTTTACGCGGCTTCAACCAGGTTGCTGGCTCCCATGGGAGCATCTGGAAAGGATTCGGCGTACGAGATTGGAAACATCAGCATGATGTCCGCACCCGGAAAATCGCTCGTATCGGTGGTGTCAAACACCAGCACCACCCAGGCCACAGCGCTTCCTTCAGCACCCACAGCCCACACATCTGCGATTTCGGCCCTTCTGGCCATTGTAACCTTCATCTTAACGTTCCTTCTAGTTTCGTACATTTTGAAGCGTCGGGCATGA
- a CDS encoding NifB/NifX family molybdenum-iron cluster-binding protein — MRIIVSTINGGLNDRVNQAFGRTPTFTIVDVENGEITSIQVVPNPGYSQPRGAGVTAAQFAIDQGAEAVIAGQFGPNSYGVLQAAGIRMYSAPATMTVREAIAALLRGELQPGIQGGTGGMDGYGGGMGRGMRRGRGMGRGMGRGRGGGYGRGGW, encoded by the coding sequence ATGAGGATTATAGTTTCGACCATAAACGGCGGTCTCAACGACAGGGTTAACCAGGCCTTCGGAAGAACCCCCACTTTCACAATAGTTGACGTCGAGAACGGCGAGATAACCAGCATTCAGGTCGTTCCGAACCCCGGTTACAGCCAGCCGAGGGGAGCGGGCGTTACCGCGGCCCAGTTCGCCATAGATCAGGGGGCCGAGGCGGTTATAGCAGGCCAGTTCGGCCCCAACTCCTACGGGGTTCTTCAGGCGGCGGGGATAAGAATGTACTCTGCCCCAGCGACCATGACGGTCAGGGAGGCCATTGCGGCTCTCCTCAGAGGCGAACTCCAGCCTGGGATTCAAGGCGGAACCGGAGGAATGGACGGTTACGGCGGTGGAATGGGCAGAGGTATGAGACGCGGAAGAGGCATGGGTCGTGGAATGGGAAGAGGTAGAGGCGGAGGATACGGTCGCGGCGGCTGGTGA
- a CDS encoding NifB/NifX family molybdenum-iron cluster-binding protein, with protein sequence MRIAIPTNGGGLEDTVAPVFARAPAFLIADVDENGNVTNSKVIQNGAAMAGGGAGPMAVQTLINEGVEAIIAPQVGPNALGALQAAGIKLYQVAPGTPVEEAIKAVTSGSTPTTTVPVQNAPGTVPTLTYGPYPAATATPPYPAYGYGFGPGWGRGWGRGGGWGRGRGKGWGRGGRGWGARLGYCPWTGQPSRRAWLSRFFGWW encoded by the coding sequence ATGAGGATCGCGATACCCACCAACGGTGGAGGGCTTGAAGACACCGTTGCCCCGGTATTTGCTAGGGCGCCGGCTTTCCTCATAGCGGACGTTGACGAAAACGGCAACGTCACCAACAGCAAGGTCATTCAGAACGGCGCCGCCATGGCAGGTGGTGGGGCTGGCCCAATGGCCGTTCAGACCCTGATCAACGAGGGCGTTGAAGCGATAATAGCACCGCAGGTCGGCCCGAACGCACTCGGAGCGCTTCAGGCTGCAGGCATAAAGCTCTACCAGGTCGCCCCGGGAACACCAGTTGAGGAGGCCATAAAGGCTGTCACCAGCGGAAGCACCCCGACAACGACGGTACCTGTCCAGAACGCGCCGGGAACTGTGCCTACTCTGACTTACGGGCCCTACCCGGCGGCTACCGCAACCCCCCCTTATCCGGCCTACGGATACGGCTTCGGCCCAGGCTGGGGAAGGGGCTGGGGCCGCGGTGGCGGCTGGGGTAGAGGCAGAGGAAAAGGCTGGGGCAGAGGTGGAAGAGGCTGGGGAGCGAGGTTAGGCTACTGCCCCTGGACCGGCCAGCCAAGCAGGAGAGCATGGCTTTCCAGGTTCTTTGGCTGGTGGTGA